From a region of the Lactuca sativa cultivar Salinas chromosome 4, Lsat_Salinas_v11, whole genome shotgun sequence genome:
- the LOC111891894 gene encoding protein NRT1/ PTR FAMILY 5.8, which yields MTVNKSCLFLIVIAGMERFVFKGLACNLVTYLTDVMKMSNSSAARTVSIWSGVTSMLPLVVAPLVDSYWDHYSTILASSLLYFLGLLALVSSTLYKQNPSSSSLYSSLYLISLGQGGYNPSLQAFGANQIEPQNELPTVENNRDPNNKSWFFQWWYFGICSGSLLGVSIMPNVQDLVGWGLGFGVSAIVMVMSIGLFLCGGRFYSYRQHKTVDINVSFFQKIIRAIKGLKSSEKSRLVELELEENPLFIKEDNNGVETGCSSDQNSSNSNHLFKIMKVIIRLLPIWTTLLMFAVIFQQPATFFIKQGMTMKRSIGKSYNIPPATLQSAITISIILLMPFYDKIFIPITRFILRNDKGITTMQRIGIGMFLSVIAMVFAATVETKRREASGSGFGRLSIFYLLPQYILLGVSDIFTVVGMQEFFYSEVPEEMKTMGIALYTSVFGVGSFLSALMVFLVERFTGSEEKNGNWLSDDMRKARLDKYYWMLACTSFLAFLGFLFLCKLYKPSV from the exons ATGACAGTCAATAAATCATGTTTATTTCTCATAGTGATAGCAGGGATGGAGAGGTTCGTCTTCAAAGGATTAGCATGCAATTTGGTGACGTATTTGACGGATGTAATGAAGATGAGCAATTCTTCGGCGGCTAGAACTGTCAGCATTTGGTCTGGTGTTACGTCGATGTTGCCCTTAGTGGTGGCACCCTTGGTGGACTCTTATTGGGATCACTATTCCACGATCTTAGCATCATCACTTTTGTACTTTCTG gggcttTTGGCATTGGTTTCGTCGACATTATATAAACAAAACCCTTCGTCATCGTCCTTATATTCATCATTGTACTTAATTTCGTTAGGCCAGGGTGGCTACAACCCATCGTTGCAAGCATTTGGAGCCAATCAGATCGAACCACAAAACGAGCTGCCAACAGTTGAAAATAATCGCGATCCAAATAACAAAAGTTGGTTTTTTCAATGGTGGTATTTTGGGATATGTAGTGGTAGCCTTTTAGGGGTTTCGATCATGCCAAACGTACAAGATTTGGTTGGGTGGGGTCTAGGGTTTGGGGTGTCAGCAATAGTTATGGTTATGTCCATCGGTTTGTTTTTGTGTGGTGGTCGGTTTTATTCATACAGACAACACAAAACCGTTGATATTAACGttagctttttccaaaagatcaTTAGAGCCATCAAAGGTTTAAAATCTTCTGAAAAATCAAGGCTTGTGGAGTTGGA GCTTGAAGAAAACCCACTGTTTATAAAAGAAGACAACAATGGCGTCGAAACTGGATGTTCATCGGATCAGAACTCCAGTAACAGCAATCATCTGTTCAAAATCATGAAAGTGATAATAAGATTACTACCAATCTGGACAACATTACTCATGTTCGCAGTGATTTTCCAACAACCAGCAACATTTTTCATAAAACAAGGGATGACGATGAAGCGGAGCATCGGAAAAAGCTACAATATTCCTCCGGCGACTCTCCAAAGCGCAATCACGATCTCGATAATCCTCTTGATGCCATTCTACGACAAGATCTTCATCCCAATCACTAGATTCATCTTACGCAACGATAAAGGAATCACGACGATGCAGCGGATCGGAATCGGAATGTTCCTTTCCGTCATCGCAATGGTGTTCGCAGCAACTGTGGAGACGAAGAGGCGTGAAGCATCTGGATCTGGATTTGGACGATTGAGCATCTTTTATCTGTTGCCGCAGTATATTCTGTTAGGTGTTTCAGACATTTTCACCGTGGTAGGGATGCAGGAGTTTTTCTACAGCGAGGTTCCGGAAGAGATGAAGACGATGGGGATCGCGTTGTATACGAGTGTGTTTGGAGTTGGAAGCTTTTTGAGTGCATTAATGGTGTTTTTGGTGGAGCGATTTACAGGGTCGGAAGAGAAGAATGGAAATTGGCTTTCGGATGATATGAGGAAAGCAAGACTTGATAAGTATTATTGGATGTTAGCATGTACAAGTTTTTTAGCCTTTTTAGGATTTCTATTCCTTTGTAAATTATACAAGCCAAGTGTTTAA
- the LOC111891743 gene encoding putative F-box/kelch-repeat protein At4g22430: protein MEDDDTSHSSNQFKVDGDHNTVIQQFLPNNISIKREQLFWYDIRSFPDSLLVEILARLPLKSIFRFKRVYKHWHTLISHPSFCRFYFSILNSNAASFRILYRYIYLSNFKELLNRFRPEIHTCSEFSLLFLSSIEEHEGQRPYQFKVLAMSNGLILCCLWSSSPFVYYVCDPVTRQWIVLPTSTSQSQFFFGEGLITRVNQDHILTDYTVVRVNFPESQSNHLNLEMFSSETGKWVSYELHCPTPIKLRNIHGGAPIHCYEAFHWLTHNHGMVAFDPYKDPKSVRLIPLPRDRDLESEHNYDGLYRLFDEWHGTLRYFEVADDPTKLYFLTMWSMKDYEKGEWCCEFMVMRRDLELSNWLLKGKFLPISFHPLNLNVVYLRCIEIGCIVSYDVVNRRLDVVCKLNGGLEDEEVFSWRVVIPFLLPRWPQPLPATPRSATPPPPPPLRPW, encoded by the coding sequence ATGGAAGACGATGATACCAGCCATTCAAGCAATCAGTTCAAGGTTGATGGCGATCATAACACAGTTATTCAGCAATTTCTGCCTAACAATATTTCCATAAAGAGAGAACAGTTGTTTTGGTATGATATACGAAGCTTCCCTGATTCGTTGCTTGTCGAAATTCTCGCTAGATTACCTCTCAAATCAATTTTTAGGTTTAAACGTGTCTATAAGCATTGGCACACCCTAATTTCCCACCCTTCCTTTTGCCGATTCTATTTCTCAATTCTCAATTCGAACGCAGCATCTTTCAGAATCTTGTATAGATACATCTACCTATCGAACTTCAAAGAGCTTCTTAATCGTTTTCGCCCCGAAATCCACACATGTTCAGAATtctctcttctttttctttctagcATTGAAGAACACGAAGGACAACGACCTTATCAGTTTAAGGTTTTAGCTATGAGTAATGGTTTGATTctgtgttgtttgtggtcttcatCACCATTTGTTTACTACGTCTGTGATCCAGTCACTCGCCAATGGATCGTTTTACCTACAAGTACATCCCAATCGCAGTTTTTCTTCGGTGAAGGGCTTATTACTAGGGTTAATCAAGATCATATACTTACTGATTATACAGTTGTTAGGGTCAATTTTCCTGAATCTCAATCCAATCATCTGAATTTAGAGATGTTTTCATCCGAAACAGGCAAATGGGTCAGCTACGAGTTACATTGCCCTACTCCCATCAAACTGCGGAACATTCATGGTGGTGCCCCAATTCATTGTTACGAAGCTTTTCATTGGTTGACTCACAATCATGGCATGGTTGCTTTTGATCCTTACAAAGATCCGAAATCTGTTCGCCTGATTCCACTCCCACGTGACAGAGATCTCGAAAGTGAACATAATTACGATGGGCTTTATCGATTATTTGATGAATGGCATGGAACTCTTCGTTATTTCGAGGTGGCTGATGATCCCACCAAGTTGTATTTTCTGACCATGTGGAGTATGAAGGATTATGAGAAAGGAGAATGGTGCTGTGAGTTTATGGTGATGCGTAGAGATCTGGAATTGAGTAATTGGTTGTTGAAAGGGAAATTTCTTCCGATATCGTTTCATCCGTTGAATCTGAATGTTGTGTACTTGAGATGCATCGAGATTGGGTGTATTGTGTCGTATGATGTTGTGAATAGAAGACTGGATGTTGTTTGTAAGCTGAATGGCGGCCTTGAAGATGAAGAAGTCTTTTCTTGGCGTGTGGTGATCCCGTTTTTGTTACCAAGGTGGCCGCAACCTCTCCCCGCCACCCCAAGATCTGccactccaccaccaccaccaccactgcgaCCATGGTGA